Within Acinetobacter sp. LoGeW2-3, the genomic segment ACGGAAACCTGTCATCACTTCATCAATGATGAAGACTGAACCATGTTCGTCACAGACATCACGTATTGCTTGCAAGAAACCATCAATCGGTTTCACCAGATTCATGTTACCTGCAACCGGTTCAACAATGACACCTGCAATTTCAGAGCCAAACTTGGCAAAGCATTCTTTTAAAGTCGCAATGTCGTTATATGGAAGGGTTAAAGTATGTTTGGCAAAATCAGCAGGTACACCCGCAGAAGTCGCTTCGCCCTCACCTTTGGTTAAAAGGCCTGAACCTGCTTTTACCAGTAGCGAGTCCGAATGACCATGGTAGCAACCTTCAAATTTCACGATCTTGTCACGGCCAGTATAACCACGTGCCAGACGGATCGCGGTCATAGTTGCTTCAGTACCCGAGTTGGTCATACGCACCAATTCAATGGATGGCATGATGTCGCAGATGATATCTGCTAAAGTGGTTTCATGAACTGTTGGCGCGCCAAAGCTTAAACCGTCTACTGCTGCATCCTGCACAGCTTTAATAATTGCAGGATGTGCATGTCCCAGAATCATTGGTCCCCATGAACCGACATAGTCCACATAGCGTTTGCCATCTACATCGTACAGATAAGCACCTTGTGCTTTCTCGATAAAGACTGGCGTACCACCCACACCGTTAAAAGCACGTACAGGTGAATTTACACCGCCCGGAATATGTTTATTGGCTTGTTTAAATAGTTGTTCTTGCTTTGGAGATAAACTCATGAGAATCACTCAACTCAAAAAATAAAATAAAAATTAAGCTTGTTCAGCAAATAGTTCCGACCAGTCATACACACGTTGACCGACAGTCGACATTGAGCGACCCAATACATCACTAATGACCGCACAAAGATCAGCGCCGGCTTCAATGACTTCTTTACTGTTTTCAACTGTCAAACCACCAATGGCACAGATTGGCACATTCAATTTTTCTTTAGCGAGTTTCAAGGTTTCTAAACCAATATTACCTGCTTCTGGCTTGGTATCAGTCGCATAGATCGCACCAAATGCCACATAGTTAGCACCATCAGCAATGGCTTGCTCTGCCAATTCCAGTGAGTTATTACAACTGCGACCAATCAATACATTCTTAGGCAAACGTTCAACCGCTTCCTGAATTGAGCCATCATCCTGCCCCAAATGCACGCCTACGCCATATTTTACTGCAGTTTCCAAATCGTCATTAATCACAAATGGAACTTTGTACTGTTCACACATTTGTTTCATATATTCGATTTCGTAAGCCTGATCTTCTTTCGCTACTTTTTTACGGCGATACTGAAGTACTGCAACTTCATAAGTCGCCATTGCACCTTCAAGTTTTGCCAGGAGAAGTTCAATAGGATCATTATTGGTAATTAAATATAAACCGCGCATGACTGCCGCCATTCAAAATACATACACTATTATAGGCATAACCAGCACTATGATGACACCATGCAAGTCTATATAACCCCACATTTCAGTAATTAAATACAATGAATAGAATCGGTAAATAAGCATTTCATTTAACCTGCAAAATCCCTTATTTAAGGATAGCGAAAACTCGATATTTGGGCTTAGATCAGCCAGACAAAAATACTTATGAGTTGTGTATCGCTCAATTGACGCACTTTATCAATAGACTGAATTTCAGAACTCAGCTTTTGTGCAGAAATTAGAAGATGTCAGGTAATTTCAGATTGGAGGATTTTGAACATAAAAAAAGCCCGGAGAAGGTCACTCCAGGCATGGAAAACTGTGTAATTCTTGGCGCTGTATCTTTTGGCAAAAGCTTACCGTGAGACAACGCCTTAATTATTAGAACATTAACTCTAAGCTTGCAAGCGTTTTCATGTAATTCTCGTGACCCGTGGATACAATTTTTTATTTTTTAACCCGTCTCAGCTTGGGGCCTTGTCCTGATCACGACTGATCAGGCTGATATTGCCACGTAGAACATCAGCAAACATACGCCAATCCGAGATAAAACTGTATAGCGGCTGCTTAAAGCTGGCAGGCTTGTTTTTCTCAAAAATAAAGTGTCCGATCCAGGCGCAGGCATAGCCCGATGCCAGACCATACAAAAAATATTTAGGTTTACGCTGAATAATCGCCTTGCTAAAGAAGTATAGCCCGATACTGCTCCCTGCCACATGCAGACGGCGACTCATAATATTGCGGTGTTCAGTCAGATAAAATCGATAGAATTCATGATAATCACGGATCGGCATCGGCTGGCTGACTGCTGGTGTTAGATCCGCTTGAGGTTCTACTTGTGCATTCATGACATCATCCTGATATTTTTAATTTTACATTAGCGCATTATTTAAACATTTAAAAGCGCGATCTATTACAGCGATTTTTCCATGCTAATTCAGCTTTTCCCTGAATCTAGCATGCTTTCAACTGTTTAGGCAGCTATAAATTTCATTAACTTAAACAGGTTCATGATTTTTTCAGCCCGGTCAAGTCTTACTAAAAAAATGATTTTAGTTACAATCTTCGACTTAAAAATTAAAAACATGATTGCTGCGTGTATGCGCTCAATTCCACAACATATTCAAAGCATCATCAAATCTGTCTATTACTTTTATAGACGGTACAAACAGGACATTTATCATGGTTGAAGTTGAACTTAAATTTCAGATTCCTGCAGCGCGCCGTAATGCGCTGTTAAAGGCACTTGATCCGAAGAAATCCGAACAGATTCAACTGCAAGCCAAATATTATGATACTGAAGATCGCCTGTTGTCTAAAAATGGCGTAGCCCTGCGTCAGCGTCTAGAAGATACACGTTGGGTACAAACTCTGAAAGCAGCGAGTAAAAGCCATATTGAACGCTTTGAACATAATCATGACTTAGGTGAACTAGAGCAGGCACCTGAACTGGATCTAAATATTTATGCCACTGCGCCTGAAGCACAACAGATTTTAAATCATGCACTGGGCAATCAGATCAGTCAGCTCAAGCTACAGTTTGAAACGGATATCTCCCGTACCCTGCGCGTGATTGAATATGAAGGTACTGAAATTGAAGTTGCCCTCGATATCGGTGCAATCCGTACCCTAGAGGCTGAGCAAGAAGTCCATGAAGTTGAATTCGAACTAAAAAGTGGTTCGGTTGAACAGTTACTGGCGTTTAGCTTTGAATGGGTCAAGAAATAT encodes:
- the hemL gene encoding glutamate-1-semialdehyde 2,1-aminomutase, which gives rise to MSLSPKQEQLFKQANKHIPGGVNSPVRAFNGVGGTPVFIEKAQGAYLYDVDGKRYVDYVGSWGPMILGHAHPAIIKAVQDAAVDGLSFGAPTVHETTLADIICDIMPSIELVRMTNSGTEATMTAIRLARGYTGRDKIVKFEGCYHGHSDSLLVKAGSGLLTKGEGEATSAGVPADFAKHTLTLPYNDIATLKECFAKFGSEIAGVIVEPVAGNMNLVKPIDGFLQAIRDVCDEHGSVFIIDEVMTGFRVGLGGAQAHYGVTPDLTTLGKIIGAGLPVGAFGGKREVMECIAPLGNVYQAGTLSGNPLAMRAGIEMFKHLREPGFYEKLTAQLEKLLAGLQTAADEAGIPFKTQQVGGMFGLYFTDQEDITSFDSMLKCDVEAFKKFFHGMLSRGVNLAPSAFEAGFISAAHSDEDIEFTIQAAKETFVEMKA
- the thiE gene encoding thiamine phosphate synthase, with amino-acid sequence MRGLYLITNNDPIELLLAKLEGAMATYEVAVLQYRRKKVAKEDQAYEIEYMKQMCEQYKVPFVINDDLETAVKYGVGVHLGQDDGSIQEAVERLPKNVLIGRSCNNSLELAEQAIADGANYVAFGAIYATDTKPEAGNIGLETLKLAKEKLNVPICAIGGLTVENSKEVIEAGADLCAVISDVLGRSMSTVGQRVYDWSELFAEQA
- a CDS encoding DUF962 domain-containing protein, giving the protein MNAQVEPQADLTPAVSQPMPIRDYHEFYRFYLTEHRNIMSRRLHVAGSSIGLYFFSKAIIQRKPKYFLYGLASGYACAWIGHFIFEKNKPASFKQPLYSFISDWRMFADVLRGNISLISRDQDKAPS